Genomic DNA from Haloarcula marina:
TCCTTGTCGACGACGGCGCCTTCGAGCAGTTCGGAGTTGCCGGCGGAGCTACCGGTCTGGGTCTCGATGTTGAGGTACTCGAGGTCGGCGATGACGGAGCCGTCCTCGGCCTCGACGGTGACGGCGTTGACCGCGTCGACGATAATCTGGGCGAGCAGTTCCTTGTTGAGTTCCGCGCCCTTGCCGGTCATCGACGTCTCGGCGACCTTCTTCAGGAGTTCCTCGTCGTCGGGGTCCACGTCGGTCGCGATGTCGTTGATTTCCTTCTTGGCCTCCTTGGCGGCCATGTCGAACCCTTTGATGATGGCCGTCGGGTGGATGTCCTGTTCGAGGAGGTCTTCGGCGTTTTTCAGGAGTTCGCCAGCGATGGCGACGGCGGAGGTGGTGCCGTCACCGGCCTCGTCCTCCTGCGTTTCGGCGACCTCGACGATCATCGAGGCCGTCGGGTTGTCGATGTCCATCTCCGTGAGGATGGTGACGCCGTCGTTCGTGACGGTCACGTCGCCCATCGAGGAGACGAGCATCTTGTCCATACCCTTCGGCCCGAGTGTCGAGCGTACGGACTCCGCGACCGCTCGAGCGGCCGAGATGTTGTGCTCCTGTGCGGACTTGTCCTTCATCCGCTGGGAGTCTTCACCGAGGATAATCATCGGCTGGCCCTGCATTTGGCGCTGGCTCATAGTCAGGCGAGAGATTGTATGTGGTTCTATATAAAAGTATGGGTTGGGGCACGAGTCGACGGTCGACAGTCAACGGACCGTTCGGCGTTGAAACCACCCCACTGCGGAGGATACGTTCGGTATTTGTGTGAGTTAGTCACATATTGACAGGCTGTCGGCGGCGAGTTTTTATATACCTACTCGACCGGCTCCTTCCAGTGGACGACGGCCGTCCCGACGACGAAGGCGTCGTCGGTGTCCCGGTCGCGTTCGAACCGCAGGGTGTTCTCCCCGCTCTGTAGTTGCTCGGCCCCGATGGTGTCCATCCAGTACTGCCAGCCGTCGCCGGGAGCGATGTCGAACCCCGAGAGCGACTGGTCGTTCAGGTGAATCTCGTGGGTGAACTCGTCGACGTCGTACACCTGCATCTCGATGTAGGGTTCGGCGGGGGCGTCGGTCGGTATCTCGAAGGTCACCGGGTCGCTGACGTTTCCGGTAAAATCGGCCCACGGCACGTCAAGGGAGTCCGCCGACGGTCCGAGGTGTTGCTGGAAGCTACAGCGCGCGTAGTTAGCACGGTACGTCATACCGGAGCGTCGGCCGGAGACGTGATAAAGCGTTGTCCCGAGACTCAGTACAGCGGGTCGGGACCCGGCGGCATCGCGCGCTTGTGGGCGCTGGACTCGTACATCTCACGGACCCGTTCGACGGCGGACTCGGGAACGCCGAGGTGGGCCGCCGTCCCCGATTTGGGCATCCCGCCGTCGACGTGCAGCGCGAGAATGGAGTCGAGCGTGTCGTAGTCCATGCCCATCTCCCCGGCGTCGGTCTGTCCGCTCCACATCTCGGCGCTCGCCGTCTTCTCCGCCAGGTCGTCTGGGACGCCGATATGTTTCGCGAGTTGGCGGACCTGCTGTTTGTACAGCGCCGCGATGGGGTGGCAGTCGACCGCGC
This window encodes:
- a CDS encoding DUF7383 domain-containing protein; this translates as MTYRANYARCSFQQHLGPSADSLDVPWADFTGNVSDPVTFEIPTDAPAEPYIEMQVYDVDEFTHEIHLNDQSLSGFDIAPGDGWQYWMDTIGAEQLQSGENTLRFERDRDTDDAFVVGTAVVHWKEPVE